One genomic segment of Candidatus Methanoperedens sp. includes these proteins:
- a CDS encoding SRPBCC family protein gives MTFKSQHISVSINRSAEQVYEFVSNPENLPKWAAGLSGSIKNVKGDWIAESPMGRVKVKFADKNKFGILDHDVTLPSGAKIYNPMRVFINNDGSELIFTLYRRPGTSDQLFAKDAEAVTRDLEKLKSLLENSAYQ, from the coding sequence ATGACGTTTAAATCCCAGCATATCAGTGTTTCGATCAATCGGTCGGCGGAACAGGTTTACGAATTCGTTTCAAATCCTGAGAATCTGCCCAAATGGGCCGCAGGACTCAGCGGTTCCATAAAGAATGTCAAGGGTGACTGGATCGCCGAATCCCCGATGGGAAGAGTCAAAGTTAAATTCGCTGACAAAAATAAATTCGGCATTCTGGATCACGACGTCACTTTGCCGTCTGGAGCGAAAATCTATAATCCCATGCGCGTATTTATCAACAATGATGGCAGTGAATTAATCTTCACGCTGTATCGGCGGCCGGGCACATCAGACCAATTGTTTGCCAAGGACGCAGAGGCAGTCACAAGGGACCTGGAAAAGTTAAAATCACTTCTTGAAAATTCAGCATA
- a CDS encoding VOC family protein, which translates to MQKITPFLWFDGKAEEAMKFYISIFKNSKIISVTRYGEEGPGPKGTVMTASFLIEGQEFVALNGGPQFTFSQAISFVVNCQTQEEVDKFWEKLSEGGEKQQCGWLKDKFGVSWQIVPVVLVEMLQDKDPEKSKRVMAAMLKMDKIDIKTLKQAYELANKR; encoded by the coding sequence ATGCAAAAAATTACCCCATTCTTGTGGTTCGACGGCAAAGCCGAAGAGGCGATGAAATTTTATATTTCAATTTTTAAAAATTCAAAGATTATAAGCGTTACTCGATATGGAGAGGAAGGGCCAGGCCCGAAAGGTACGGTAATGACCGCGAGTTTCCTAATCGAAGGGCAAGAATTTGTAGCACTTAACGGCGGCCCGCAATTCACTTTCTCACAAGCCATATCTTTTGTCGTGAACTGCCAGACACAGGAAGAAGTAGACAAGTTTTGGGAGAAGCTCTCCGAAGGCGGAGAAAAACAACAATGCGGCTGGCTAAAAGATAAATTTGGTGTGTCATGGCAGATCGTTCCTGTTGTATTAGTCGAGATGTTGCAGGACAAAGACCCGGAGAAATCAAAAAGAGTCATGGCTGCAATGCTTAAAATGGATAAAATTGACATAAAAACTTTAAAGCAAGCGTATGAGCTGGCAAACAAGAGATAG
- a CDS encoding dihydrofolate reductase family protein codes for MRKISVFNHVTVDGFFAGPHGEIDWFKAIKKDDEYDSYTHEQAAKSGNTLIFGHTTYEMMKSYWPTPDAIKNDPGMARVVNNSPKIVFSKTLQNVEEGHNWKNIKLFHEIKPEEIIKLKEQEGEDFTILGSGTIVQQFANHGLIDEYQLVIVPVILGAGKCLFKDVKKMNLKLLGARAFKNGIVLLKYGHA; via the coding sequence ATGAGAAAAATAAGCGTATTTAATCACGTGACAGTCGACGGCTTCTTTGCCGGACCACACGGTGAGATAGATTGGTTCAAGGCAATTAAAAAAGATGATGAATACGATTCGTATACCCATGAGCAGGCGGCCAAATCAGGCAATACGCTGATTTTTGGCCATACGACCTATGAGATGATGAAAAGCTACTGGCCCACCCCGGATGCGATCAAGAACGATCCGGGTATGGCTCGGGTTGTGAACAATAGCCCGAAGATAGTTTTTTCAAAAACGCTGCAGAATGTGGAAGAAGGGCACAATTGGAAAAACATCAAGCTCTTTCATGAAATAAAGCCGGAAGAAATTATCAAGCTGAAAGAGCAGGAGGGCGAAGATTTCACAATATTGGGTAGCGGTACTATCGTGCAACAGTTTGCAAACCACGGTCTCATCGATGAATACCAACTTGTGATCGTCCCCGTTATTTTAGGCGCTGGCAAATGCTTATTCAAAGACGTTAAAAAGATGAACCTGAAGCTTCTCGGAGCAAGAGCATTTAAAAATGGAATCGTCTTGCTTAAATACGGACATGCCTGA
- a CDS encoding dihydrofolate reductase family protein, translated as MKKLVVGDFLTLDGIMQAPSYPWEDTERGFKYGGWQMPYFDAEKGKIIGELIAAADALLLGRVTYQIFAAYWPNAPEDDPIGHKLNSIPKYVVSTTLDKVEWNNSMLIKKNVEEEVAKLKQQPGSGFLYVPGSGKLVQSLMKAGIVDEYVLMIHPLVLGSGKRLFENGVGPIKLKLVDSKTTSSGVVILTYQPQST; from the coding sequence ATGAAAAAATTAGTTGTAGGAGATTTTCTGACTTTGGATGGTATCATGCAGGCGCCGAGTTATCCTTGGGAGGATACGGAAAGAGGGTTCAAGTACGGCGGCTGGCAAATGCCATACTTCGACGCTGAAAAGGGAAAAATTATAGGTGAGCTGATAGCGGCTGCAGATGCTTTGCTCCTTGGTCGGGTGACCTATCAGATCTTTGCCGCGTACTGGCCCAATGCGCCTGAAGATGACCCAATAGGCCATAAACTGAATAGCATACCCAAATATGTGGTATCTACGACCCTGGATAAGGTAGAGTGGAACAATTCAATGCTGATCAAGAAGAATGTCGAGGAAGAGGTCGCCAAACTGAAGCAGCAACCTGGTTCTGGGTTTCTGTACGTCCCAGGCAGCGGGAAGCTGGTGCAGTCCCTGATGAAGGCTGGGATAGTTGACGAATATGTTCTTATGATCCATCCCCTCGTTTTGGGCAGTGGAAAGCGCCTGTTTGAAAACGGGGTTGGTCCCATAAAATTGAAACTGGTAGACAGCAAGACAACAAGTTCTGGTGTTGTGATTCTTACCTATCAACCACAGAGTACGTGA
- a CDS encoding VOC family protein, whose protein sequence is MKGMEGKVLTAVFEVEGQRFMALDGGQFFKPSGAVSFYVECEKQEEVDYYWNKLSEGGDPKAQQCGWLQDKYGFSWQIIPTTLPRLLNDPDREKADRVMQAMLKMKKIDIKTLKQAYEGR, encoded by the coding sequence ATGAAAGGCATGGAGGGAAAAGTCCTCACCGCTGTGTTTGAAGTGGAGGGGCAAAGGTTTATGGCCCTCGACGGTGGTCAGTTCTTTAAGCCATCTGGCGCCGTATCCTTCTATGTAGAATGCGAAAAGCAAGAAGAAGTTGACTATTATTGGAATAAGCTCAGTGAGGGCGGCGATCCGAAGGCCCAGCAGTGCGGCTGGCTTCAAGACAAATACGGTTTTTCCTGGCAAATTATTCCTACTACCCTGCCACGCTTGCTCAATGACCCCGATCGAGAGAAAGCCGATCGCGTAATGCAGGCGATGCTCAAGATGAAAAAGATTGATATAAAAACTTTAAAACAGGCATACGAGGGGCGATAA
- a CDS encoding dihydrofolate reductase family protein: MRKLIVSTFVTLDGVMQAPGGPEEDPTGGFTYGGWTVNYWDDMMGQVMGESMAKPSELLLGRKTYEIFAAHWPYVKDDPVADKLNSVKKYVVSRTLGEVTWNNSTLVRGNVAQAIRNLKEQKGPELQVHGSGNLIQTLLKHDLIDEFRLWIFPVTIGKGKRLFGEGTQPVNLKLIDSKTSTTGVIIATYEPAGDLKTGSFALKE; this comes from the coding sequence ATGAGAAAACTTATTGTAAGCACATTTGTAACGCTTGATGGCGTTATGCAAGCACCCGGGGGACCGGAGGAAGATCCGACCGGCGGTTTTACCTACGGCGGATGGACGGTCAATTACTGGGATGACATGATGGGGCAAGTAATGGGCGAATCTATGGCAAAGCCTTCTGAGTTATTATTGGGCAGGAAGACATATGAAATCTTTGCTGCGCACTGGCCATACGTTAAAGATGACCCGGTTGCCGACAAATTGAACAGCGTCAAGAAGTATGTTGTCTCCAGAACCCTTGGAGAAGTGACCTGGAATAATTCCACACTGGTAAGGGGAAACGTGGCGCAGGCAATCAGAAATCTCAAGGAGCAAAAAGGGCCCGAACTCCAGGTGCACGGTAGCGGCAATCTTATTCAAACATTGCTTAAACATGATCTTATCGATGAGTTTCGGTTATGGATTTTCCCGGTTACTATAGGGAAGGGCAAGCGGCTGTTTGGTGAGGGAACGCAACCGGTTAATCTCAAGCTGATTGATAGCAAAACTTCTACTACCGGTGTGATCATAGCTACCTATGAACCCGCCGGAGACCTAAAGACGGGATCGTTTGCGCTAAAGGAGTAA
- a CDS encoding SRPBCC domain-containing protein, protein MTEKKAKSNAIKRTKEREIAITRIFDAPRELVWKAWTDPERVKRWWGPKNFMSPFCKIDFRVGGAYLFCMRSPEGQDFWSTGFYREIVEPERIVCTDSFADEKGNVVPATYYGLSADFPLELQVTLTFEEHDGKTRMTLRHVGIPEGQMSDLTEVGWNESFDKLAESLK, encoded by the coding sequence ATGACCGAAAAAAAAGCAAAAAGCAACGCCATAAAGAGGACTAAGGAGCGGGAGATCGCCATAACGCGAATTTTTGACGCACCGCGTGAGCTTGTGTGGAAGGCGTGGACAGATCCCGAACGCGTGAAGCGCTGGTGGGGGCCAAAAAACTTTATGTCACCTTTCTGCAAAATCGATTTCCGCGTGGGTGGAGCCTATCTCTTTTGCATGCGATCGCCCGAGGGACAGGATTTTTGGAGCACTGGTTTCTATCGCGAAATAGTTGAGCCAGAGCGTATCGTCTGCACCGATAGCTTTGCAGATGAGAAAGGCAATGTGGTCCCGGCCACCTACTACGGTTTGAGCGCAGACTTCCCGTTAGAATTGCAGGTGACTTTGACATTCGAAGAACATGATGGCAAAACAAGGATGACTTTGAGACATGTCGGCATCCCTGAGGGCCAGATGAGCGATTTGACGGAAGTTGGCTGGAACGAATCCTTCGACAAGCTTGCTGAAAGCCTGAAATGA